The following coding sequences lie in one Mesorhizobium sp. NZP2298 genomic window:
- a CDS encoding ATPase: MNSDHEIEVTEETSAAAEALESASETAIDHAAAATVEAADLSDDDEDGDDEEGDDEDGEESDEGDDEAVKAEGDDAEDEKEDAESEEDDDKEEAA; this comes from the coding sequence ATGAATTCCGATCACGAAATCGAAGTGACTGAAGAAACCTCGGCCGCCGCCGAGGCGCTTGAATCCGCTTCCGAAACCGCCATCGATCACGCCGCCGCCGCCACGGTCGAAGCCGCCGATCTGTCGGATGACGACGAGGATGGCGATGACGAAGAAGGCGACGATGAAGACGGCGAAGAGTCTGACGAAGGCGACGATGAAGCCGTGAAAGCCGAAGGCGACGACGCCGAGGACGAAAAAGAAGACGCCGAGTCCGAGGAAGACGACGACAAGGAAGAAGCGGCCTGA
- the glyS gene encoding glycine--tRNA ligase subunit beta translates to MPDLLLELRSEEIPARMQRKAAGDLKKMLTDGLVEAGLTYEAAREYWTPRRLTLDIRGLTARSKDISEEIKGPSTTAPEQAVQGFLRKAGLSSVAEAHVHSDPKKGDFYVAHISKPGRAAEEIIAELVPGIIRNFPWPKSMRWGPASAKPGSLRWVRPLQSILCTFGPETEEPVVVDFEIDGVRSGNITYGHRFLAPAEITVRRFDDYVSKLEAAKVVLDADRRKEIILADARNLAFANGLDLVEDEGLLEEVSGLVEWPVVLLGEFEEAFLAIPAEVIRLTIRANQKCFVTRPQGEGDALSNRFILTSNIEARDGGKEIAHGNGKVVRARLSDALYFWTTDQGDLPDLGRLEASAKKFGLDLKKPLDQRMARLDHLNVTFHAKLGTQGERVERIKRLAEELAPIVGADPALAARAAVLAKADLTTEVVGEFPELQGAMGRKYALLQGENPSVAAAIEEHYKPQGPSDRVASEPVSIAVALADKLDTLVGFWTIDEKPTGSKDPYALRRAALGVVRLVLENEVGLKLYAPLVTKAGELASALISNRNMDWETEKRWFEGSEIDPKMTSAKELLAKGAREFPMEVPAFEKIGSDLLAFFHDRLKVYLRDQGARHDLIDAVITPQSDDLLQIVRRVEALGSFLETEDGKNLLAGTKRAANILAAEEKKKTAVAETVEPALFKENAEKSLFAAVNQAEKQAGEAIQNEDFSAAMLALSALREPVDSFFEAVLVNDEDLAVRANRLALLTRIRAATGQVADFSKIAG, encoded by the coding sequence ATGCCTGACCTGCTTCTAGAACTCCGCTCGGAAGAGATTCCCGCCCGCATGCAGCGCAAGGCGGCCGGTGATCTCAAGAAGATGCTGACCGATGGTCTGGTCGAGGCGGGTCTGACCTATGAGGCGGCGCGCGAGTACTGGACGCCGCGGCGCCTGACGCTCGACATCAGGGGCCTGACGGCGCGCTCCAAGGACATAAGCGAGGAGATCAAGGGGCCGTCGACAACGGCGCCTGAACAGGCGGTCCAGGGGTTCCTGCGCAAGGCCGGGCTGTCTTCGGTCGCCGAGGCGCATGTCCATTCCGACCCGAAGAAGGGCGACTTCTACGTCGCCCACATTTCGAAGCCGGGCAGGGCGGCCGAAGAGATCATCGCCGAACTGGTGCCGGGCATCATCCGCAATTTCCCGTGGCCGAAATCGATGCGCTGGGGGCCGGCCTCGGCCAAGCCGGGCTCGCTGCGCTGGGTGCGGCCGCTGCAATCGATCCTGTGCACCTTCGGCCCGGAGACCGAGGAGCCTGTCGTGGTCGATTTCGAGATCGACGGCGTCCGCTCGGGCAACATCACCTACGGCCACCGTTTCCTCGCGCCGGCTGAAATCACCGTGCGCCGCTTCGACGACTATGTGAGCAAGCTTGAGGCCGCCAAGGTCGTGCTCGATGCCGACCGGCGCAAGGAGATCATCCTCGCCGACGCCCGCAACCTCGCCTTCGCCAACGGGCTCGACCTGGTCGAGGACGAAGGCTTGCTGGAAGAGGTGTCGGGGCTGGTCGAATGGCCTGTCGTGCTGCTGGGCGAGTTCGAAGAGGCTTTCCTCGCCATTCCGGCCGAAGTGATCCGGCTGACCATCCGCGCCAACCAGAAGTGCTTTGTCACGCGCCCGCAAGGTGAGGGCGACGCGCTGTCCAACCGCTTCATCCTCACTTCCAACATCGAGGCCAGGGACGGCGGCAAGGAAATTGCCCACGGCAACGGCAAGGTGGTGCGCGCGCGCCTCTCCGACGCGCTCTATTTCTGGACGACCGACCAGGGCGATCTGCCGGATCTCGGCCGGCTCGAAGCTTCGGCGAAAAAGTTCGGGCTCGATCTGAAAAAGCCGCTCGACCAGCGCATGGCCCGCCTCGACCATCTCAATGTGACGTTCCACGCTAAGCTCGGCACGCAAGGCGAGCGGGTGGAGCGGATCAAGCGGCTCGCCGAAGAACTGGCGCCGATCGTGGGCGCCGATCCCGCGCTCGCCGCTCGCGCCGCCGTTCTCGCCAAGGCCGATCTCACCACCGAAGTGGTCGGCGAGTTCCCGGAACTGCAGGGCGCCATGGGCCGCAAATACGCGCTGCTCCAGGGCGAGAATCCCTCCGTGGCTGCGGCCATCGAGGAACACTACAAGCCGCAGGGCCCGTCCGATCGCGTGGCGAGTGAGCCAGTGTCGATCGCAGTGGCGCTTGCCGACAAGCTCGATACGCTGGTTGGCTTCTGGACCATCGACGAAAAGCCCACGGGTTCGAAGGACCCCTATGCCTTGCGCAGGGCTGCCCTTGGGGTAGTCAGATTGGTCCTAGAGAATGAAGTAGGGTTGAAGCTCTATGCGCCTCTCGTGACGAAAGCAGGCGAGCTTGCCTCTGCGCTAATATCGAATAGGAACATGGATTGGGAAACTGAGAAACGCTGGTTTGAAGGCAGCGAGATTGATCCAAAGATGACCTCTGCTAAGGAGCTTTTGGCCAAGGGTGCTCGGGAGTTTCCAATGGAGGTGCCGGCGTTTGAGAAGATCGGCTCCGATCTCCTCGCCTTTTTCCACGACCGTCTGAAAGTCTACCTTCGCGACCAGGGCGCCCGGCACGATCTCATCGATGCCGTCATCACGCCGCAGTCCGACGATCTCCTGCAGATCGTCCGCCGCGTCGAGGCGTTGGGCTCCTTCCTCGAAACCGAGGACGGCAAGAACTTGCTCGCCGGCACCAAGCGTGCGGCCAACATCCTGGCGGCCGAAGAGAAGAAGAAAACGGCGGTCGCCGAAACCGTTGAGCCGGCTCTGTTCAAGGAGAATGCCGAGAAATCGCTGTTCGCTGCGGTGAATCAGGCCGAGAAGCAAGCCGGCGAAGCGATTCAAAACGAAGACTTTTCCGCCGCGATGCTGGCGCTTAGCGCGTTGCGCGAACCCGTTGATTCATTCTTTGAAGCCGTTCTCGTGAACGATGAAGACCTGGCGGTGCGAGCCAACCGTCTGGCGCTTCTCACGCGCATCCGCGCGGCCACCGGTCAGGTCGCTGATTTCTCGAAAATCGCTGGTTGA
- a CDS encoding glycine--tRNA ligase subunit alpha: MHPSRSFQGLILTLHNYWAAYGCVILQPYDMEVGAGTFHPATTLRALGPRRWNAAYVQPSRRPKDGRYGENPNRLQHYYQYQVILKPNPPNLQELYLGSLQAIGVDPLLHDIRFVEDDWESPTLGAWGLGWECWCDGMEVSQFTYFQQVCGIECAPVAGELTYGLERLAMYVQGVDNVYDLNFNGREGVDKVTYGDVFLQAEQEYSRHNFEYANTAMLLRHFEDAEAECKALLDAGAPASNDNLPMHKMVFPAYDQCIKASHVFNLLDARGVISVTERQSYILRVRNLAKACGEAFLKTQAGGLAA, encoded by the coding sequence ATGCATCCCAGCCGCTCGTTCCAGGGGCTGATCCTGACCTTGCACAATTACTGGGCGGCCTATGGTTGCGTCATCCTCCAGCCCTACGACATGGAGGTCGGCGCAGGCACGTTTCATCCGGCAACGACGCTGCGCGCGCTCGGGCCGCGTCGTTGGAACGCTGCCTACGTCCAGCCCTCGCGCCGTCCCAAGGATGGCCGCTACGGCGAGAACCCGAACCGGCTCCAGCATTACTACCAATACCAGGTGATCCTGAAGCCGAACCCGCCGAACTTGCAGGAGCTCTATCTCGGTTCGCTTCAGGCGATCGGCGTCGACCCGCTGCTGCATGACATCCGCTTTGTCGAGGACGACTGGGAAAGCCCGACGCTGGGCGCCTGGGGGCTTGGCTGGGAATGCTGGTGCGATGGGATGGAAGTCTCGCAGTTCACCTATTTCCAGCAGGTTTGCGGCATCGAATGTGCGCCGGTGGCCGGCGAACTGACCTATGGGCTGGAGCGGCTGGCCATGTATGTGCAGGGCGTCGACAATGTCTACGACCTCAACTTCAACGGCCGCGAGGGCGTCGACAAGGTGACCTATGGCGACGTCTTCCTGCAAGCAGAGCAGGAATATTCGCGCCACAATTTCGAATACGCCAACACAGCGATGCTGCTCAGGCATTTCGAGGACGCCGAGGCCGAATGCAAGGCGCTGCTCGATGCCGGCGCACCGGCTTCGAACGACAATCTGCCGATGCACAAGATGGTCTTCCCGGCGTACGACCAGTGCATCAAGGCCAGCCATGTCTTCAACCTGCTTGACGCACGCGGCGTGATCTCGGTCACCGAGCGGCAGAGCTACATCTTGCGGGTGCGCAATCTGGCGAAGGCCTGCGGCGAGGCGTTCTTGAAGACGCAGGCTGGTGGTTTGGCGGCCTGA
- a CDS encoding tetratricopeptide repeat protein has protein sequence MQQGRARWLTRLAIVTGMAISALPAYAKQSTEPVKISSFSGAYLAARIAEGDNDLDSAIAYYKQALAFDPSDTGLQQSLMLSLIAQGRFDESLVYADKLKEVPDVERFSRLALAVDSFHKKDFTKAQYWLKLSLESDLDRLISGVMSGWAQQGAGQASDAMASIDKLQGPDWFGLFKSFHRALIADASNMPEKAEAIYAATMQDTAAGGAAPETWMRNAQAYASFLARKGDKAKAISVLDQAETFSPGKLEIVTLRDRIAKGDKIAPFVSGPSDGASEILLDLATALNRGGGEPFVRLYLQYALALRPDSDAALVQLAAVAEQLKDGEGAIALYRRIPDSSPLKELSDLQLGLNLADLNRHDEAITHLKAFVDAHPNDMRAYLALGGVYSSKDDFRSAANLYDKAVEVLKTPTAANWNIFYQRGIAYERLKEWPKAEPNFRKALELQPDQPQVLNYLGYSWVDMNTNLKEGLAMIQKAVDLRPSDGYIVDSLGWAYFRLGRFDDAVREMERAVSLKPEDPVLNDHLGDAYWRVGRKLEATFQWNQARDLKPDPDVLATLQQKLMKGLPPIESNTAQETPKVKPEPVPAPKG, from the coding sequence ATGCAGCAAGGACGAGCGCGCTGGCTGACAAGGCTGGCAATTGTGACCGGCATGGCGATCTCGGCTTTGCCGGCCTATGCCAAGCAATCCACCGAACCGGTCAAGATTTCCTCGTTCTCGGGTGCCTATCTGGCTGCCCGGATCGCCGAAGGCGACAACGACCTCGACAGCGCCATCGCCTATTACAAGCAGGCCCTGGCCTTCGACCCGAGCGACACCGGCCTGCAACAGAGCCTGATGCTGTCGCTGATCGCGCAAGGCCGCTTCGACGAATCCCTGGTCTATGCCGACAAGCTCAAGGAAGTGCCCGATGTCGAGCGCTTCTCGCGCCTGGCGCTGGCCGTCGATTCCTTCCACAAGAAGGATTTCACCAAGGCGCAGTATTGGCTCAAGCTGTCGCTGGAATCCGACCTCGACCGGCTGATCTCCGGCGTCATGTCCGGTTGGGCCCAACAGGGTGCCGGCCAGGCCAGCGATGCAATGGCCTCCATCGACAAGCTTCAGGGCCCGGACTGGTTCGGCCTGTTCAAGTCCTTCCACCGCGCGCTGATCGCCGATGCCTCCAACATGCCCGAGAAGGCCGAGGCGATCTACGCCGCGACGATGCAGGACACGGCCGCCGGCGGCGCGGCGCCTGAAACCTGGATGCGCAATGCCCAGGCCTATGCCTCGTTCCTGGCCCGCAAGGGCGACAAGGCCAAGGCGATATCGGTGCTGGATCAGGCCGAAACGTTTTCGCCGGGCAAGCTCGAAATCGTCACCTTGCGCGACAGGATCGCCAAGGGCGACAAGATCGCGCCGTTTGTCTCAGGTCCGTCCGACGGCGCTTCCGAAATCCTGCTCGATCTCGCCACCGCGCTCAACCGTGGCGGCGGCGAGCCGTTCGTCCGTCTTTACCTGCAATACGCCCTGGCTCTGAGGCCTGACAGCGACGCGGCCCTCGTGCAACTCGCCGCTGTCGCCGAACAGCTGAAGGACGGCGAGGGCGCCATCGCGCTCTATCGGCGCATCCCTGATTCTTCGCCGCTGAAAGAGCTTTCGGACTTGCAGCTTGGCCTCAACCTTGCCGATCTCAACCGCCATGACGAGGCGATCACCCACCTGAAGGCCTTCGTCGACGCCCATCCCAACGACATGCGCGCCTATCTGGCGCTCGGCGGCGTCTATTCCTCCAAGGATGATTTCCGCTCCGCCGCCAACCTCTACGACAAGGCTGTCGAGGTGCTGAAGACGCCGACCGCGGCCAACTGGAACATTTTCTACCAGCGCGGCATCGCCTATGAGCGCCTCAAGGAATGGCCAAAAGCCGAGCCGAATTTCCGCAAGGCGCTGGAATTGCAGCCGGACCAGCCTCAGGTGCTGAACTATCTCGGCTATTCCTGGGTCGACATGAACACCAACCTCAAGGAAGGCCTGGCGATGATCCAGAAGGCCGTCGACCTCAGGCCGAGCGACGGTTACATCGTGGATTCGCTCGGTTGGGCCTATTTCCGGCTCGGCAGGTTCGATGACGCGGTGCGCGAGATGGAGCGTGCCGTATCGCTGAAGCCGGAAGATCCGGTTCTCAACGATCATCTCGGCGACGCCTACTGGCGCGTCGGCCGCAAGCTGGAAGCCACTTTCCAGTGGAACCAGGCCCGCGACCTGAAGCCCGATCCCGACGTGCTGGCCACGCTGCAGCAGAAGCTGATGAAGGGCCTGCCGCCGATCGAATCCAACACGGCGCAGGAAACCCCGAAGGTCAAGCCCGAGCCGGTGCCTGCCCCGAAGGGGTGA
- a CDS encoding DUF1284 domain-containing protein, which translates to MTVRLRAHHLLCLLTYVGKGYSPAFTANYDGIAERLSRGEDILLVSGPDDVCAPLLDGPEPHCLNQSVIERDRLAARNVEDLLALPVQPGIRLDLDVATLALMRRAFSVGGVRKACGGCEWNELCGAIAAGGFPNTKVQRSVVPR; encoded by the coding sequence GTGACGGTTAGGCTGCGCGCCCATCACCTCCTTTGCCTGCTCACCTATGTGGGCAAGGGATACAGCCCCGCCTTCACCGCCAATTATGACGGGATCGCGGAGCGCCTGAGCCGTGGCGAGGACATCCTCCTCGTCTCCGGTCCGGATGATGTCTGCGCGCCGTTGCTCGACGGGCCGGAACCGCATTGTCTCAACCAGAGCGTCATCGAGCGGGACCGGCTTGCGGCACGCAATGTCGAGGACTTGCTGGCCCTGCCAGTCCAACCCGGCATCCGCCTCGATCTCGATGTGGCAACACTGGCGCTGATGCGCCGGGCGTTTTCCGTTGGTGGCGTACGCAAGGCTTGCGGCGGCTGCGAATGGAACGAGTTGTGCGGCGCGATAGCGGCCGGCGGCTTTCCCAATACTAAGGTGCAGCGATCCGTCGTGCCGCGCTGA
- a CDS encoding biotin transporter BioY, with protein sequence MADIAFNSRKPSFSPLRLQDRALGWQVGAVVLGTLFLALASYIEVPMVPVPVNMQTFAVTLIGALYGWRLGAITIAAWLVEGAVGFPVLSGGVGGASYFVGPTGGYLFAFPVVGALVGWLAERGWNSNRVVLAFAAMLLGNLACLVLGTAWLAVMIGAEKAITFGFLPFIVGGLLKSALGAATLMALRGGNAKPANP encoded by the coding sequence ATGGCAGACATCGCATTCAACTCCCGCAAACCTTCTTTCAGCCCGCTCAGGCTCCAGGATCGCGCTCTCGGCTGGCAGGTCGGAGCCGTCGTGCTCGGCACGCTGTTCCTGGCGTTGGCGTCCTACATCGAGGTGCCGATGGTGCCGGTCCCGGTAAACATGCAGACCTTCGCGGTAACACTGATCGGCGCGCTCTACGGCTGGCGGCTTGGCGCCATCACCATCGCCGCCTGGCTGGTCGAGGGCGCTGTGGGCTTCCCAGTCCTGTCCGGAGGGGTAGGGGGCGCGTCCTATTTCGTCGGGCCGACGGGCGGTTATCTCTTCGCTTTCCCGGTTGTCGGCGCGCTTGTCGGCTGGCTGGCCGAACGCGGCTGGAACAGCAACAGGGTGGTGCTTGCCTTCGCCGCCATGCTGCTCGGCAACCTTGCCTGCCTGGTTCTGGGCACGGCATGGCTTGCCGTCATGATCGGCGCCGAGAAGGCCATAACCTTCGGCTTCCTGCCGTTCATCGTCGGCGGATTGCTGAAGTCGGCGCTTGGTGCGGCGACACTCATGGCGCTTCGCGGCGGCAACGCCAAGCCGGCCAATCCGTGA
- a CDS encoding GntR family transcriptional regulator: MAKGTDDTIAVRISKVLADRIISGAIEPGARLRQDHVAEEFHTSHVPVREAFRRLEAQGLAVSEPRRGVRVAAFDLGEVKEVAEMRAALEVLALRHAAPHLTSAILDLAEEATKAGDKSRDVRSWEEANRAFHRLILAPCAMPRLLATIDDLHAASARFLFAAWRSEWEARTDQDHRAILTALRQGNTESAAATLGRHVQWIGRKPVRTASGATREAFAIVG; the protein is encoded by the coding sequence ATGGCAAAAGGCACGGACGACACCATCGCGGTGCGCATCAGCAAGGTGCTGGCGGACCGCATCATCTCTGGCGCGATAGAGCCGGGGGCCAGGCTGCGCCAGGATCATGTCGCCGAGGAATTCCACACCAGCCATGTTCCGGTGCGCGAGGCGTTCCGCCGCCTGGAGGCGCAAGGCCTGGCCGTCAGCGAACCGCGCCGCGGCGTGCGTGTCGCCGCATTCGATCTTGGCGAGGTCAAGGAGGTCGCCGAAATGCGGGCGGCACTCGAAGTGCTGGCGCTACGTCATGCCGCGCCGCATCTGACGTCAGCCATTCTCGACCTCGCCGAGGAGGCGACCAAGGCCGGCGACAAGTCCCGCGACGTCAGGTCATGGGAAGAAGCCAACCGCGCCTTTCACCGGCTGATTTTGGCGCCATGCGCCATGCCCCGCCTGCTCGCCACCATCGATGATCTGCATGCCGCCAGTGCGCGCTTTCTGTTCGCGGCATGGCGTTCGGAGTGGGAGGCACGCACCGACCAGGACCACCGGGCGATATTGACCGCCTTGCGGCAGGGAAACACCGAATCGGCAGCTGCAACGCTGGGACGCCATGTCCAATGGATCGGCCGCAAGCCGGTCAGGACGGCCTCCGGCGCGACGCGCGAAGCCTTCGCGATCGTGGGTTGA
- a CDS encoding polyprenyl synthetase family protein gives MGVVLNIENGKREPASIKDLIDLTAADMGRVNELILSKAGSDVEMIPEVANHLISSGGKRLRPMLTLAAAQMFGYAGEGHVKLATSVEFMHTATLLHDDVVDESGMRRGKKTARMIWGNQASVLVGDFLLGQAFRMMVDVGSLEALDILSSAASIIAEGEVMQLAAAKNLETTEDEHFAVIKAKTAALFSAAAEVGPVIAQATRNDRAALRSYGMNLGLAFQLIDDALDYGGASKDLGKNVGDDFREGKVTLPVILAYRRGTKAERTFWKRAIEDNIVDDAGLEKAIGLMTRHGAIADTIGRARHFGEIARDALAPLEETPQKSALIDVIDFCISRVN, from the coding sequence GTGGGTGTCGTTCTCAACATCGAAAACGGGAAGCGGGAACCCGCCTCCATCAAGGATCTGATCGATCTGACGGCCGCCGATATGGGGCGCGTGAACGAATTGATCCTGTCCAAGGCCGGCTCCGACGTCGAGATGATTCCCGAGGTCGCCAACCATTTGATCTCGTCCGGCGGCAAGCGGCTCAGGCCGATGCTGACGCTCGCCGCCGCGCAGATGTTCGGCTATGCCGGCGAGGGTCACGTCAAGCTCGCCACCTCGGTCGAGTTCATGCACACGGCCACGCTTCTCCACGACGATGTCGTCGATGAGAGCGGGATGCGACGCGGCAAGAAGACTGCCCGCATGATCTGGGGCAACCAGGCGAGCGTGCTGGTCGGCGACTTCCTGCTCGGCCAGGCCTTCCGCATGATGGTCGATGTCGGCTCCCTCGAGGCGCTCGACATCCTGTCGAGCGCGGCCTCGATCATCGCCGAGGGCGAGGTCATGCAGCTTGCCGCAGCCAAGAACCTGGAGACCACCGAGGACGAGCATTTCGCCGTCATCAAGGCCAAGACCGCCGCACTGTTTTCGGCCGCCGCCGAAGTCGGCCCCGTCATTGCCCAGGCGACCCGCAACGATCGCGCGGCCCTGCGCTCCTACGGTATGAATCTCGGCCTTGCCTTCCAGCTGATCGACGATGCGCTGGACTATGGCGGCGCCAGCAAGGATCTGGGCAAGAATGTCGGCGATGATTTCCGCGAGGGTAAGGTGACCCTGCCGGTCATTCTCGCCTACCGGCGCGGCACCAAGGCCGAGCGCACCTTCTGGAAACGTGCCATCGAGGACAATATCGTCGACGACGCGGGCCTGGAAAAGGCGATCGGCCTGATGACCCGCCATGGCGCCATCGCCGATACGATCGGCCGCGCCCGCCATTTCGGCGAGATCGCCCGCGACGCGCTAGCGCCGCTGGAAGAAACGCCGCAGAAATCGGCGCTGATCGACGTCATCGATTTCTGCATCAGCCGGGTGAACTGA
- a CDS encoding putative signal transducing protein, translating into MIELVRTNDAVIISFVESLMRDAGIAFFVADQNMSILEGSIGLLQKRVMVDADQVDAARRILTDAGIANEIRTK; encoded by the coding sequence ATGATAGAACTTGTCCGCACAAACGATGCCGTGATCATCTCCTTCGTCGAATCGCTGATGCGCGACGCCGGCATCGCCTTCTTTGTCGCCGATCAGAATATGAGCATTCTCGAAGGATCGATCGGTCTTTTGCAGAAGCGCGTGATGGTCGACGCCGACCAGGTCGATGCCGCGCGGCGTATCCTGACGGACGCCGGCATCGCCAACGAGATCCGCACAAAATAA
- a CDS encoding tRNA1(Val) (adenine(37)-N6)-methyltransferase, translated as MPAAPAAPALDTLGPDTPAHTVDAFHRGRFWLVQPKHGGHRAGMDAMMLAASVPSAFGGRLADFGAGAGAAGLAVLSRCPAAQAVLVERAPEMAAFAAATLAHPGNAHLSDRASVLVADVTVSGQARAAAGLADNDFDYVIMNPPFNAARDRATPDRLRKEAHVMEDGLFESWIRSAAAVVKPRGGLAVIARPEQLGAILDAIAGRFGDAEMLAVHPRPDAAAIRIVVRAALGTRGKLAIRPPLMLHAQSGNGPDERSEMIANGLASLFGD; from the coding sequence ATGCCGGCCGCGCCAGCCGCCCCTGCCCTTGACACCCTTGGCCCGGACACGCCGGCCCATACGGTCGATGCCTTCCATCGCGGCCGGTTCTGGCTGGTGCAACCCAAGCATGGCGGCCATCGCGCCGGCATGGATGCGATGATGCTGGCGGCGTCCGTACCGTCCGCCTTTGGCGGACGCCTCGCCGATTTCGGCGCCGGCGCCGGCGCCGCCGGCCTGGCCGTGCTGTCGCGATGCCCGGCTGCCCAGGCCGTGCTGGTCGAACGCGCGCCGGAAATGGCGGCCTTTGCCGCGGCCACCCTTGCTCATCCCGGCAATGCCCATCTCAGCGATCGCGCATCCGTGCTCGTCGCCGATGTCACAGTATCCGGCCAGGCCCGGGCGGCGGCAGGTCTGGCCGACAATGACTTCGACTACGTCATCATGAATCCGCCCTTCAACGCCGCCCGGGACCGCGCCACGCCTGACCGGCTGAGAAAGGAAGCCCATGTCATGGAGGACGGGCTGTTCGAAAGCTGGATCCGCAGTGCGGCGGCGGTTGTCAAGCCGCGCGGCGGGTTGGCCGTCATCGCACGGCCCGAACAGCTAGGCGCCATCCTCGACGCGATCGCAGGCCGTTTCGGCGATGCCGAGATGCTCGCCGTGCACCCTCGCCCCGACGCGGCGGCGATCCGCATCGTCGTGCGCGCAGCGCTGGGAACCCGCGGAAAACTCGCCATCCGTCCGCCCCTGATGCTGCACGCGCAATCGGGCAATGGCCCCGACGAGCGCAGCGAAATGATCGCCAACGGTCTCGCCTCGCTGTTTGGAGATTGA
- a CDS encoding S49 family peptidase has product MKRLFNRLLPKSWRSTVVTIPVIRLHGTIMSGGQFRQNLSLASTAGLIEKAFSFDAPAVAVSINSPGGSPVQSRLIFKRIRDLANEKNKKVLVFVEDVAASGGYMIAVAGDEIFADPSSIVGSIGVVSASFGFPELMKKIGVERRVHTAGQNKAVLDPFKPEKKEDIERLKALQLEVHGTFIDLVKERRGTKLKDDPDLFTGLFWTGKKGLELGLVDALGDMRTVLKTRFGAKTQLRLVSAPRGFLSRFGLFGSSRGFSAPDIAGAAASGIIDAAEERALWARFGL; this is encoded by the coding sequence GTGAAACGTCTTTTCAACCGCCTGCTGCCGAAATCCTGGCGCTCCACCGTCGTCACCATTCCGGTCATCCGGCTGCACGGCACCATCATGTCGGGCGGCCAGTTCCGGCAGAACCTGTCGCTGGCCTCCACCGCCGGCCTCATCGAGAAGGCCTTTTCCTTCGACGCGCCGGCGGTCGCCGTCTCGATCAATTCGCCCGGCGGCTCGCCGGTGCAGTCGCGGCTGATCTTCAAGCGCATCCGCGACCTGGCGAACGAAAAGAACAAGAAGGTTCTGGTCTTCGTCGAGGACGTCGCCGCCTCCGGCGGCTACATGATCGCGGTCGCCGGTGACGAGATTTTTGCCGATCCCTCCTCCATCGTCGGCTCCATCGGCGTGGTCTCGGCCTCGTTCGGCTTCCCTGAACTGATGAAGAAGATCGGCGTCGAGCGCCGTGTCCACACCGCCGGCCAGAACAAGGCGGTGCTCGATCCATTCAAGCCCGAGAAGAAGGAGGACATCGAGCGGCTGAAGGCGTTGCAGCTGGAGGTGCACGGCACGTTCATCGATCTGGTCAAGGAGCGGCGCGGCACGAAACTGAAGGACGATCCGGACCTGTTCACCGGCCTGTTCTGGACCGGCAAGAAAGGCCTGGAACTCGGCCTCGTCGATGCGCTCGGCGACATGCGCACCGTGCTGAAGACCCGGTTCGGGGCGAAGACCCAGCTCAGGCTGGTCTCGGCGCCGCGGGGCTTCCTCAGCCGCTTCGGCCTGTTCGGCTCGAGCAGGGGCTTTTCGGCGCCCGATATCGCCGGCGCCGCGGCCAGTGGCATCATCGATGCGGCGGAAGAGCGCGCGCTGTGGGCTCGCTTCGGGCTTTGA
- a CDS encoding membrane protein, which yields MPQIIFFTVVGVAAYFGYRTFVREAERVTAKVRRTEKQAANGAMGTLVKDPKTGEYRLAKD from the coding sequence ATGCCGCAGATCATTTTCTTCACCGTCGTCGGCGTCGCCGCCTATTTCGGCTACCGCACTTTCGTCCGGGAAGCCGAGCGCGTGACGGCCAAGGTGCGGCGGACTGAAAAGCAGGCGGCCAACGGCGCTATGGGTACGCTGGTCAAGGATCCGAAGACCGGCGAATACCGGCTGGCCAAGGACTGA